ACGCATACATTACGCTATTGATATCGGTAGAAAATTCTATCCAAGAACCTTTAAAAGGAATTACTCTGGCAGAATATAATTTTGTTCCATTAGCATGGAATGATTGTCCAAAGAATACACCAGGTGATCTATGTAATTGAGAAACAACTACACGTTCAGCACCATTGATAACAAAAGTACCACTTGGAGTCATGTAAGGAATTGTTCCAAGATATACATCTTGTACAATAGTTTCAAAGTCTTCGTGTTCTGGATCGGTACAGTACAGTTTTAAACGTGCTTTTAAAGGCACACTATATGTTAGACCTCTTTCTATACATTCTTGAATTGTATAACGTGGTGGATCTACAAAATAATCGAGAAATTCTAATACAAAGTTATTTCTTGTATCTGTGATTGGGAAGTTTTCCATGAAGGTGTTGTACAACCCTTCGTCGCCTCTTTCGTCAGATTTGGTTTCCAATTGGAAAAAATCTTTAAACGATTTTACCTGAACATCCAGAAAATCTGGATAAGCAGGAATATTTTTAGTAGAGGCAAAATTCAATCTTTCAGTCTGATTCGTTATCATCGATGGACAAAATTTTGATTTAAAAAAAGTAATTTTTTGTGTAAAAACACTGTTTAATTTATACTTTCTTTTTGTAACCAATACATCTTTAAAAGCAAACTAAAATAGGCCACTCTTTTTCTTCGTATTGATCAAAAACTTTTTCGTATTTTAAACTAATTTATAATAAAAATGGGCAACCATTTTATTATACGAAAAATGGTTTAGGTCATTGAGTACAGTACTCAAGACCTAAACCTTGTTCTAAAACTATGTAAAAGTTATTTTAACTCAACAACAGCTCCAGCTTCTTCTAAAGATTTTTTAAGCCCTTCAGCTTCTTCTTTAGATACACCTTCTTTCACGTTGCTTGGAGCACCGTCAACTACATCTTTAGCTTCTTTCAAACCTAAACCTGTAAGTTCTTTTACTAATTTAACAACTGCTAATTTAGAAGCACCTGCATCTTTCAATACTACTGTAAATTCTGATTGCTCAGAAGCTCCACCAGCATCAGCACCACCAGCAGCAACTACTACAGCTGCAGCAGCAGGCTCGATACCATACTCATCTTTTAATATTGTTGCTAATTCGTTAACTTCTTTTACTGTTAGGTTAACTAATTGTTCTGCGAATTGTTTCAAATCTGCCATTTTTTCTATCGTTTTAAAATGATTTGTAAAATATAATTTATTATTGTGCGCGTTATCTACACTTAATATAAGCTGAGCTTAATTAAGCAACCTCTTCGTCTTTGAAGTGGTTTTGAAGAGCAGAAATAACTCGTTGTGCTGGTGATTGAAGTAATCCAATGATTTCGCCAATAAGTTCTTCTTTCGATTTGATAGTAGCCAAAGCTTCTAATTGATCGTCTCCAATGTAAATTTCAGAATTAATGAAAGCTCCTTTTAATACGGGCTTATCCGATTTTTTTCTGAAATCTTTAATTATTTTTCCAGGTGCATTAGCTATATCTGAAATAAAGATAGCGCTGTTACCAGTTAACACTGATGGCAAGTCACCATAATCATTATCAGAAGCCTCCATTGCTTTTGCAAGCAAAGTGTTTTTCACAACCTCTAATTTAATGCCTGCTTTAAAACAAGCTCTTCTTAAGTCTGAAGTAGTCTCTGCATTAAGTCCAGAAATATCAGATACATAAATGATATTTGTACCAGCTAACTGTGCAGTTAATTCTTCAATCGCGATTGATTTTTCTTCTCTAGTCATACTAAAAATTATTAACTACCAATTATACTGCTTTTGGATCCAATGCAATTGCAGGACTCATTGTGCTTGTAAGGTGAATACCTTTAATATAGGTACCTTTAGCAGCAGTTGGTTTAAGTTTGATTAATGTTTGAATAATTTCGTGTGCATTGTCATAGATTTTATCAGCATCAAAAGATACTTTACCTATTCCAGCATGTACGATACCAGTTTTGTCAACTTTGAAATCGATTTTACCAGCTTTAACTTCTTGAACTGCTTTAGCAACATCCATAGTTACCGTACCTGTTTTTGGGTTTGGCATTAAACCTCTAGGTCCTAAAACACGACCTAATGGACCTAATTTACCCATAACAGCAGGCATAGTGATGATTACATCAATATCAGTCCAACCGTCTTTAATTTTTTGAAGGTAATCATCTAAACCAACGTGGTCTGCACCAGCCGCTTTAGCTTCAGCTTCTTTATCTGGAGTAACAAGAGCCAAAACTCTTACATCTTTACCAGTTCCATGAGGTAATGTTACCACACCTCTAACCATTTGATTCGCTTTTCTAGGATCTACTCCTAAACGTACTGCGATATCAACAGACTCATCAAATTTTGCAGAAGCAATCACTTTAATTAATGCCGCAGCATCTTTTAAAGAATACAATTTGTTCTTTTCAATTTTTGAAGCAGCCTCTTTTTGCTTTTTTGTCAATTTTGCCATGTCTTTCTCTTAATTAAAAAGGAGCGTCTCCTGATACAGTTATACCCATAGATCTAGCTGTTCCAGCAACCATACTCATAGCAGACTCAATTGTGAATGCATTTAAGTCAGGCATTTTGTCTTCAGCAATAGCTCTAATTTGTTCCCAAGTAACACTAGCTACTTTTTTACGATTAGGCTCACCAGAACCAGATTTTAGCTTTGCAGCTTCCAATAACTGAACTGCTGCTGGAGGAGTCTTAACGACAAAATCAAATGATTTGTCTTTGTACACAGTGATTTGCACTGGACAAATTTTGCCGGGTTTATCTTGAGTTCTAGCATTAAATTGCTTACAGAACTCCATGATGTTTACCCCAGCAGCTCCTAAAGCAGGTCCAACCGGTGGCGACGGATTCGCAGCACCTCCCTTAACTTGTAGTTTAACTACCTTACTAATTTCTTTAGCCATTTTTTAAAAAATTTAACATTACACTCAATGGAAGCGAGAGTAATGGTTATTATAGATGTAACAAAAATTATACTTTTTCAACTTGCATAAAACTCAACTCTAATGGTGTTTTTCTTCCGAAAATTTTCACCATTACTTCAAGCTTACGCTTTTCTTCATTTATTTTTTCAACTGTACCGTTGAAACC
This sequence is a window from Flavobacterium ammoniigenes. Protein-coding genes within it:
- the rplL gene encoding 50S ribosomal protein L7/L12; translation: MADLKQFAEQLVNLTVKEVNELATILKDEYGIEPAAAAVVVAAGGADAGGASEQSEFTVVLKDAGASKLAVVKLVKELTGLGLKEAKDVVDGAPSNVKEGVSKEEAEGLKKSLEEAGAVVELK
- the rplJ gene encoding 50S ribosomal protein L10: MTREEKSIAIEELTAQLAGTNIIYVSDISGLNAETTSDLRRACFKAGIKLEVVKNTLLAKAMEASDNDYGDLPSVLTGNSAIFISDIANAPGKIIKDFRKKSDKPVLKGAFINSEIYIGDDQLEALATIKSKEELIGEIIGLLQSPAQRVISALQNHFKDEEVA
- the rplA gene encoding 50S ribosomal protein L1 encodes the protein MAKLTKKQKEAASKIEKNKLYSLKDAAALIKVIASAKFDESVDIAVRLGVDPRKANQMVRGVVTLPHGTGKDVRVLALVTPDKEAEAKAAGADHVGLDDYLQKIKDGWTDIDVIITMPAVMGKLGPLGRVLGPRGLMPNPKTGTVTMDVAKAVQEVKAGKIDFKVDKTGIVHAGIGKVSFDADKIYDNAHEIIQTLIKLKPTAAKGTYIKGIHLTSTMSPAIALDPKAV
- the rplK gene encoding 50S ribosomal protein L11, which codes for MAKEISKVVKLQVKGGAANPSPPVGPALGAAGVNIMEFCKQFNARTQDKPGKICPVQITVYKDKSFDFVVKTPPAAVQLLEAAKLKSGSGEPNRKKVASVTWEQIRAIAEDKMPDLNAFTIESAMSMVAGTARSMGITVSGDAPF